The Coleofasciculus sp. FACHB-1120 DNA window GGCTCTACGATGCATGATTGCTCAGTCAGTGTAGACACTACTTCTGACTCTGAAGCATATCGCTTCACACCTCAACCCCCTTAAACTTTTTTTTATAAACAGTCTCTAAGCAGTTCGGTCTAGAGATTTAGGAACCATGATCGAGTGTCACAAAATGACAAAGGAGTTGTTGGGCGATGCCTTTGCATTATTGAGGGAATTCCTCAGTCAAGACGAATATTATCTTGACAGTAGCCAAACGTATGGTGATGGTGGAAGCATGGCTCTACAAAATGCTCTTGAGCTATTTTTGCTGCGATCGGAGCTTGGACTTGTATGGATGGCTTATGACGGCAACAAACCCGTTGGCATTTGTGTAGTTTGCTTCGCTATTTCTACTTCGATAGGAGCAGTAGTTGCCAAGCTAGATGACGTATTTGTCGCAACTGGTAGGCAAAATCAGGGAATTGGCTCCATACTGCTTGCTTCCCTCAAGAAGGAATTACGCCAGTTGGGTGTTCGGCGCATTGATACCAGCGTTCATTTTCAAAACAACCAAGCACGTCATTTCTACAGTAAACACAATTTCTGTTCTTTAAGCGAGGAACGCTTGTCGTGTTTACTGTATTCAAAGGGCGTCTGGAGCTTTTTGAATAATCCGCTGCTGATATTCCTGTTCGGTCATCATATCCTGCGTACTTTGTAACCGATCTACAAACACGATGCCATCCAGGTGATCGGATTCGTGTTGAAAAATCCGGGCGACAAAATCCGTGAATTGTTGGCGATGCAATTTACCATCCCGACTGGTGTATTCAACTTCAATCGCCTGATACCTGGGAACCAACCCTCGAATCCCTGGAATACTGAGGCACCCTTCCCAACCCTTGACCACTTCATCGGAGTAGGCAATGATGCGAGGATTTATTATGGCGGTTGGTTCCATCTCAGGGGCGCTAGGATACCGGGGATTAGGACGAGCTGCCACGATGAACAAGCGATAAGATTGAGCTACCTGGGGTGCGGCAATGCCAACACCGCTTGCTTGAGCAACGGTTGTAATTAGGTCATCAATCAGCTTTTGGATCTGTCCAGAGTGAACATTTTCGATAATTTGAGCTGGTTGGCGCAGGATGGGATTCCCCAGTTGAGTAATTGGTAGGATTTCAGTCATAGTTGGGACTGGTTTAAAAGAGCGATCGCTCTTTACAAGACAAGAATGGATAATACTATTCTGCACAAAGCCGTAGAGGTGAGGCGTGGATATTTCTCTTGAACAGCTCTGGACTCAGGTGCTGGAGCGTCTACAGCTACAACTGAGCCGTCCCACCTTTGAAACGTGGATCAAAACTGCCAGCGCCCAAGAGCTGGAAAATAACTGCTTGGTGATTTGCACACCTAACCCGTTTGCCCGGAATTGGTTGCAGAAATATTACATCAAAACAATTGCTGATGTTGTACAAGATATTCTGGGACAGCCGGTAGAAATTCACATTACGGTTGCCAAAGGAAATGAAGTCTCTAACGCTGGCGATCCCGAAATCTCCTGGTCACTACCGATAGAAACCAGTATTCCAGAAATTCTCCCTAACCAGCGCCCCAGACCGACCGAATTAAATCCTAAATACGTTTTTTCACGCTTTGTTGTTGGTTCTAATAATCGGATGGCTCATGCAGCTTCCTTAGCTGTGGCAGAATCTCCAGGACGTGAGTTCAATCCATTGTTTTTGTGTGGGGGTGTTGGGTTAGGAAAAACTCACTTAATGCAAGCCATCGGGCATTATCGTTTAGAAATTCACCCCGACTCTAAAATATTTTATGTTTCTACTGAACAATTTACAAATGACTTAATTGCAGCGATTCGGAAAGACAGTATGCAACGGTTTCGAGAGCATTATCGAGCTGCTGATGTACTGTTAGTGGATGATATTCAATTTCTAGAAGGAAAAGAATATACTCAAGAAGAGTTTTTTCATACTTTTAACACTTTACATGAAGCTGGAAAGCAAGTAGTAATTGCTTCTGACCGCCCTCCTAATCAAATTCCCCGGCTGCAAGAACGCCTTTGTTCCCGCTTTTCTATGGGTTTAATCGCTGATATCCAGCGCCCAGACTTAGAAACACGGATGGCAATTTTGCAAAAAAAGGCAGAATATGAAAATATGCGATTACCGCGAGATGTTATTGAATATATAGCGACTAACTATACTTCAAATATTCGAGAATTGGAAGGTGCTTTAATTCGCGCTGTGGCTTATATTTCAATTTCTGGTTTACAGATGACTGTCGAGAATATTGCCCCAGTTTTGAATCCGCCTGCGGAAAAAGTAGCGGTTTCTCCAGAGGCGGTAATGATAGCGATCGCAGAGACCTTTGATGTTCCCATTGAAGATTTAAAAAGTAATTCTCGCCGCCGAGAAATTAGCTGGGCGCGACAAATGGGTATGTATTTAATGCGGCATCACACGGATCTGAGTTTACCCAGAATTGGTGAGGAATTTGGGGGTAAAGATCACACCACAGTCATGTATAGCTGCGAGAAAATTACTCAATTGAAAGATAGCGATCCCGATGTGGCTAGAATATTACGCCAACTCAGCGATCGCATCAATATGTTGTGCAGAAGCCAAAATAAATCCTAAGACTTCTCTGACAGCCAGCCAGTACCCGTGATTTCAGTTTTCTGAAACTAATTGTAAAGAATAATTAAGCTCTGGAAGGTTGTGGAAAACTCCTGCTTTTCTGTGGAAAAGCTTGTGGTAAAACCGTGAAAAACTTTGTACTTTCAGTGGAAAACAATGACAAGTATAAATACCTTGTGGAAAACTGGCTCTTTTTTCCACAAGGTTTCCACAATTCCTGAAGCTCTAAAACACATATGGGAAATTCATTTGACAGGTTTTTCCACATTTTCCACAGCCCTTACTACGATTCTTTTAAAATTAATTAAAACAGTAGTGGCAAGGGTGCTAGGATCATCCATCTGTGCCAAAAGTACCGCCCTATGAGCGTCGGTTGGCTGAACAACTCCAAGGTTGAACTTCTATGAAACTGGTTTGCACCCAAAACGATCTCAGTACCAACCTTTCTCTGGTCAGCCGAGCAGTGCCATCGCGCCCGACACATCCTGTCCTCGCAAATGTCAAGCTGGAAGCAAACAAAAAAACTCAGCAAGTCAGTTTGACGGCATTCGATCTCAGCCTTGGCATTCAGACCAGCTTTCCAGCACAAGTGGAAGAGGAAGGGCTTCTCACGTTACCCGCTAAACTGCTCAACGATATTGTTTCCCGTCTAGCAGAGGGAGAAATTACTTTAGAGGATAAAGGAGAGGAAGGAACGAGCGAAGGAATTATTGTCATGCTAACTTCTGCCTCTGGGCGTTATAAAGTCCGGGGTATGGGAGCAGAAGAATTTCCAGAACTGCCAGTAATAGAAAATGGCGAAGCGGCTCAATTGCCTGCTGCCGCTTTAATTGATGGTTTGCGGGGTTCCTTATTTGCCACCAGTCCTGACGAAACTAAGCAGGTTCTCACGGGCATTCATTTAACAGTCAAGCCAGAATACTTAGAATTTGCTGCGACAGATGGTCATCGTTTATCGGTTGTCGAAACGACTAACCAAAGTCAAACGGATGAAGAAGTCTCTGAGGCGATGAGTCAGATAGCTCCGTTAGAAGTCACGATTCCGGCACGGGCACTGCGCGAACTAGAACGAATTTTAGGAATGCGCCAGTCGGCGGAAGCGAACCGACAGGTCAGCGAAGCTATCGCTCTCCATCTTGACCAAGGGCAGGTCGTATTTGAGTTGCTCGATCAACGTTTGACTAGCCGCACCCTAGAAGGGCAATATCCCGCCTATCGTCAGTTGATTCCGCAACAATTTGAGCGGCAGGTGACAATCGATCGGCGTCAGTTGCTCAATGCATTAGAACGAATTGCTGTGCTAGCTGACCAAAAAAATAATATTGTTAAATTCACGATAGACAGCACCAACCAGCAGATTGCCTTATCAGTGGAAGCACAGGATGTCGGTAGCGGACGCGAATCTCTACCTGCACAGATATCGGGAAAGGATCTAGAGATTGCCTTCAACATTACCTATCTCAGAGATGGATTGAAGGCGCTGCAATCCTCCGAGATTCAAATGCAGATGAATACAGGAAATAGTCCGGTGATTCTGACACCCCTGGGAGGTCTAAAAATGACTTACTTGGTGATGCCGGTGCAGATTCGCGCTTAACGAATTGTTAAGAGATAGCGACCTCGACCGCGCGGATTTGAAGCGGTGGCGATCGCTCGATAAACGCCTGTTCGGGGTAAAGTCACACTCATCTGAGAATTGGGATTGCTGCGGCTGATGTTATCATTCTCAGCAATCTTCCGACCATTTTGATCGACCAAAATCAGGTAGGTATCAAAATCAGGACTGGCAAGTGCGATTGTCAGAGGCTGACCGGCACGACCTTGAAAGGAATATTCCTGAAACAAACTGCCATCAGAAAGCACCTTGGCACCCCGACCTAGAATACCCGCTTGCCGCATCAGCAAACGATTTTGGGAAGTTTGATAGCGATCGCTCCCAGCAGTTGCCATTGCTCGAAGACGGTAAGCACCCGCTTGTCTTCCCTCAGAGGAATTGGCAATGATTAGATAAGTGCCACTTGCAGGCAATGTCGCCACAAGGCTGGCGTTTCCCCTACCGCCCCTGTCATCGTCTTGGGCAACTTCATTACCATTGGGACCAAGCAGAATTAAGTAGGAGTCAATCTGCTGACTAGCCATATCAATTCTGACTCGCTGACCGGCTCTCCCCTGAAAGGTGTAAAGGTCAAAATAGCTGTTATCTGCTCGTAGAACATTATCACCACTGCTAAGGGTGGCGTTAATCACCGCACCATTCAAAGCAATGGGCTGAGGTGGTTGTCTTCTACCAGGAATGGGTTGTTGCCGTTGAGCAGTTGTCGGGGCGCGTCCTTGGCGTACCGCTGTCAAGAACGGCTGCACCTGGTCTATAGAAATCGCAAATCCAATGCCAATGTTTCCCGCAGCCTGACCGCTGGTAAAAATGGCAGTATTGACGCCAATCAATTCTCCCTGGCTATTGAGAAGAGGGCCACCAGAATTGCCTGGGTTGATGGCTGCATCGGTTTGGATTAAACCGCGCTGTTGGTCAATCCGACTAACAATGCCAACAGTGAAGGTTCCCTGAAATTGACCGAAAGGGTTCCCAATCGCAAACGCCCGCTGACCGACTTGTACGGAGTTTAGAGGAGCGATCGCTACGACGGGCAAGTTGTTCTGTCCGCGAATTTTCAGAACTGCTAAGTCTAGATTATTGTTAGCAAAAGCAATAATATCGGCTGGCAGTTTTCGACCATCTGAGAGAATAACAGTGACAGTTTGGCGACCGTTTGCCACCACATGAGCATTGGTCAACACCAGACCGTCTCGGCTAATGATGCTACCGCTGCCACTGCCGTTCCCAGCCTGGATGGATACTACCCCTGGACTGGCACGTTTATAAACCTGAATATTTGTCTGTTCTTCAGCGTCTTGGGCAACAGCGATATTTGAATGTTGCCAGTTAAAGGGAGTGATGGCGTCGATCGCATTAGCACCAATGGCAGCGGCGGCTGCGATGATGCCGGAAGTGGCAATACGCAGAACTTTGGTACTCATTATGTTAAATTTTTTAAGTTTTTTTGACTGTTCTAGCATATTTAGCAGCGATCGCTCTTAAGCGAAGCCCTTTCTATAGAAGAAGCTGATGCCGCGCTCATGCAGGTCGCCAATTTCATGGATCTTCTACTGTTGTAAAGAGCCAGAATTTGTTGTAGAAGTTCCTCTTTCTACAGTTGCAATATGCCATTGCCCTAACTGGCTAGTTTCAAACGCGACGTAGCGACCATCACCGGAAATAGTCGGATGGCGTACCGAGCCTCGGATGCTACTGGTGAGCAATTCGGAGCGTTGAGTTTGACGGTCATAGACAAAGATATCCGTCTTGCCTCGCTCGCTAGAAACATAAGCAATAAACCGACCATCCGCACTCAAAGCGGGTTGATCCTGTCTGGAGTCGCGACGATTAATATTGGGGAGATCGACGAGACGGCGTTGTTGCAAGTCGTAGAGGAAAATGTCTCGATTATTATTGCGGTCAGAAGCAAAGGCGAGATAGCGACCGTCACTGCTGTAGGCAGGATATTCGTCAGGCGTCTGGCTATTGATACCGCCAGTCAGTATTTGCGGCGGGTTGAAGAGCTGGGTATCAAGACAACCAGTTATCCCCATTGCGAATAAAATCGTTAGCCAGCGCCAGTTAATTAGCCATTTCATATTACTTGCGCCTGCGAAGCGCGACTACACGAACCAAGCCCACCTGCACAGGCTACAAATATTACCTGATTTGCCAAGCTGCGGATCAGGAGCAGCCGGTATTTACTGTTCCCACAATTCATTCCCCACGACTCAGCACTTTTATCCTCAGGGAGGTGCTGGAAAATTCAGCGGTTGTCCAGAGCGGTCGATAACTACAATATCCCACTGACCATTTTCACTAGATTCAAAGGCGATCGTACTGCCATCAGCGCTAATCGTTGGATTTCGCACTTCTGCTTGCACGTTTTCCGCGAGATTCCTTAACTGGCGAGTTTCGCGGTCATAGAGGTAGATTCCCGACCGACCCTGACGACTTGCCGCAAAGACAATGTAACGACCATCAGCGGAAACAGCAGGGTGAGAAGCGATCGCATCTAGGGAGTTTAATCCA harbors:
- a CDS encoding GNAT family N-acetyltransferase — encoded protein: MTKELLGDAFALLREFLSQDEYYLDSSQTYGDGGSMALQNALELFLLRSELGLVWMAYDGNKPVGICVVCFAISTSIGAVVAKLDDVFVATGRQNQGIGSILLASLKKELRQLGVRRIDTSVHFQNNQARHFYSKHNFCSLSEERLSCLLYSKGVWSFLNNPLLIFLFGHHILRTL
- a CDS encoding trypsin-like peptidase domain-containing protein — protein: MSTKVLRIATSGIIAAAAAIGANAIDAITPFNWQHSNIAVAQDAEEQTNIQVYKRASPGVVSIQAGNGSGSGSIISRDGLVLTNAHVVANGRQTVTVILSDGRKLPADIIAFANNNLDLAVLKIRGQNNLPVVAIAPLNSVQVGQRAFAIGNPFGQFQGTFTVGIVSRIDQQRGLIQTDAAINPGNSGGPLLNSQGELIGVNTAIFTSGQAAGNIGIGFAISIDQVQPFLTAVRQGRAPTTAQRQQPIPGRRQPPQPIALNGAVINATLSSGDNVLRADNSYFDLYTFQGRAGQRVRIDMASQQIDSYLILLGPNGNEVAQDDDRGGRGNASLVATLPASGTYLIIANSSEGRQAGAYRLRAMATAGSDRYQTSQNRLLMRQAGILGRGAKVLSDGSLFQEYSFQGRAGQPLTIALASPDFDTYLILVDQNGRKIAENDNISRSNPNSQMSVTLPRTGVYRAIATASNPRGRGRYLLTIR
- the dnaN gene encoding DNA polymerase III subunit beta — protein: MKLVCTQNDLSTNLSLVSRAVPSRPTHPVLANVKLEANKKTQQVSLTAFDLSLGIQTSFPAQVEEEGLLTLPAKLLNDIVSRLAEGEITLEDKGEEGTSEGIIVMLTSASGRYKVRGMGAEEFPELPVIENGEAAQLPAAALIDGLRGSLFATSPDETKQVLTGIHLTVKPEYLEFAATDGHRLSVVETTNQSQTDEEVSEAMSQIAPLEVTIPARALRELERILGMRQSAEANRQVSEAIALHLDQGQVVFELLDQRLTSRTLEGQYPAYRQLIPQQFERQVTIDRRQLLNALERIAVLADQKNNIVKFTIDSTNQQIALSVEAQDVGSGRESLPAQISGKDLEIAFNITYLRDGLKALQSSEIQMQMNTGNSPVILTPLGGLKMTYLVMPVQIRA
- a CDS encoding PD40 domain-containing protein — encoded protein: MKRNLFLSVFVALASLLSSCTGSGRLVSFPFDSGGRSLNSPASDINPQIASRYIVLISDRRSSQDVYLFDTVDRRLIDLPGLNSLDAIASHPAVSADGRYIVFAASRQGRSGIYLYDRETRQLRNLAENVQAEVRNPTISADGSTIAFESSENGQWDIVVIDRSGQPLNFPAPP
- the dnaA gene encoding chromosomal replication initiator protein DnaA, which gives rise to MDISLEQLWTQVLERLQLQLSRPTFETWIKTASAQELENNCLVICTPNPFARNWLQKYYIKTIADVVQDILGQPVEIHITVAKGNEVSNAGDPEISWSLPIETSIPEILPNQRPRPTELNPKYVFSRFVVGSNNRMAHAASLAVAESPGREFNPLFLCGGVGLGKTHLMQAIGHYRLEIHPDSKIFYVSTEQFTNDLIAAIRKDSMQRFREHYRAADVLLVDDIQFLEGKEYTQEEFFHTFNTLHEAGKQVVIASDRPPNQIPRLQERLCSRFSMGLIADIQRPDLETRMAILQKKAEYENMRLPRDVIEYIATNYTSNIRELEGALIRAVAYISISGLQMTVENIAPVLNPPAEKVAVSPEAVMIAIAETFDVPIEDLKSNSRRREISWARQMGMYLMRHHTDLSLPRIGEEFGGKDHTTVMYSCEKITQLKDSDPDVARILRQLSDRINMLCRSQNKS
- the def gene encoding peptide deformylase codes for the protein MTEILPITQLGNPILRQPAQIIENVHSGQIQKLIDDLITTVAQASGVGIAAPQVAQSYRLFIVAARPNPRYPSAPEMEPTAIINPRIIAYSDEVVKGWEGCLSIPGIRGLVPRYQAIEVEYTSRDGKLHRQQFTDFVARIFQHESDHLDGIVFVDRLQSTQDMMTEQEYQQRIIQKAPDAL
- a CDS encoding PD40 domain-containing protein gives rise to the protein MGITGCLDTQLFNPPQILTGGINSQTPDEYPAYSSDGRYLAFASDRNNNRDIFLYDLQQRRLVDLPNINRRDSRQDQPALSADGRFIAYVSSERGKTDIFVYDRQTQRSELLTSSIRGSVRHPTISGDGRYVAFETSQLGQWHIATVERGTSTTNSGSLQQ